One Spinacia oleracea cultivar Varoflay chromosome 4, BTI_SOV_V1, whole genome shotgun sequence DNA segment encodes these proteins:
- the LOC130472128 gene encoding uncharacterized protein: MVKKAAPKNPAAKKPAAKKLEFDNSVAEMAVEAPRRRGRRPNAVSEEIPVAKESVSIKKNKKAGSPKSKAIALVSEKEPIEEEQPNQLVLQNSSLVDVPQPESHQLHSQVLKEVGGDGLPIVFYVYYVYNIDYIKDFSPDQKAAVQEIGFGGLLGLQLSRKNTQMMYWCIKCFDGVSSLFTISDSKQFEITDYDVYDLFMLPLSELEVEGVKRGRNSTNPDFDLKIKWRKEFGFEEVNAQIPIRLLEDKIKLLTDGGDLFKQLFVFVAFSTFFTPTANRTVDLRLAKALEDPKMISKYNWCKYVLDVLCEETVKFKNSLLKGKDQKTFGGCVVFLQLVYFQRIKFRNSSGIPDQLPLIQHWTSKMVTDRIHAENANMSTLYGSGILEKGKYPISKKFVFVDGQIDLTQIKSISKENEAGSSGGRAEQPYVGRRIPSRRPRILQFEIPNSHPTDEEIFSKATDDFHGQWLLMKRDLDVVSAIHAEELFKLKASMPSQNHGDDILENSTYQKMVDELVEIHQLVKNLPNGWDDIFGSSNNPVVTAAPQPSAVVPTEPAVVTAAVVDATTSTEAIIREVDPDTQINAVLDSLKSKDKEITEDDDEEIEEYERVWAGFQKCIINNHAVSRVNVSVYGIEENVMFMSPFMIAFEDLMRHLPTFVQEAVDFAALTDGEGILTDDKVIEYNHFIAVGRDDMWTLPSTFDILLIHIEAWAFLLNENERNPAGSPQKLFLGGTYCKYVADLIEKPGNEKILSELCVCLNYGVKDVNGVQSLKDCNMIFAPVQF; this comes from the exons atgGTGAAGAAAGCGGCACCGAAGAATCCGGCAGCGAAGAAACCGGCAGCGAAGAAACTTGAATTCGACAATTCCGTCGCTGAAATGGCTGTTGAAGCTCCTCGAAGGCGAGGAAGAAGGCCAAATGCTGTTTCTGAAGAAATTCCTG TTGCTAAGGAATCTGTGTCTataaagaagaacaaaaaggctGGCAGTCCGAAATCAAAAGCAATTGCGCTTGTATCTGAAAAAGAACCAATTGAAGAAGAACAACCTAATCAACTAGTTTTACAAAATTCTTCTCTGGTTGACGTTCCACAGCCTGAATCTCATCAACTTCATTCACAAGTTTTGAAAGAAGTTGGCGGTGATGGCCTGCCTATCGT gtTCTATGTGTACTATGTTTACAATATTGACTATatcaaag acttCTCTCCTGATCAAAAGGCAGCTGTTCAAGAGATAGGGTTTGGAGGATTGTTAGGCCTTCAATTAAGTCGAAAAAACACTCAGATGATGTACTGGTGCATCAAGTGCTTTGATGGTGTGAGTTCTCTGTTTACAATCAGTGATTCCAAGCAATTTGAAATCACTGATTATGATGTGTACGATTTGTTTATGCTCCCCCTTTCTGAGCTGGAGGTTGAAGGGGTTAAACGTGGGCGCAATTCCACTAATCCTGATTTTGATTTGAAGATCAAGTGGAGAAAAGAGTTCGGTTTTGAAGAGGTCAATGCTCAAATTCCTATAAGGTTGCTTGAGGACAAGATTAAATTGTTGACAGATGGTGGTGATCTGTTTAAacaattatttgtttttgttgCTTTCTCTACATTTTTTACTCCAACAGCCAATAGGACTGTAGATTTGAGATTGGCTAAGGCTTTGGAAGATCCTAAAATGATTTCCAAATACAATTGGTGTAAATACGTTCTTGACGTATTATGTGAGGAAACAGTGAAATTTAAAAATAGTTTATTGAAAGGCAAAGATCAAAAGACATTTGGAGGCTGTGTTGTGTTTTTGCAACTTGTGTATTTTCAGAGGATTAAGTTTAGGAATTCCAGTGGTATTCCTGATCAATTACCTCTTATTCAGCATTGGACATCGAAGATGGTAACCGACCGGATTCATGCTGAAAATGCCAATATGAGTACATTATATGGTTCTGGTATATTGGAGAAGGGGAAGTATCCAATTTCCAAAAAGTTTGTTTTTGTTGATGGTCAAATAGATTTGACCCAAATCAAATCTATTTCGAAAGAAAATGAAGCAGGCAGCAGTGGGGGAAGAGCTGAACAGCCCTATGTTGGGCGTCGAATTCCAAGTCGGCGTCCTAGGATTCTTCAGTTTGAAATCCCTAATTCTCATCCTACAGATGAAGAAATTTTCTCTAAAGCCACTGAT GATTTTCATGGTCAGTGGTTGTTGATGAAGAGAGATCTGGATGTAGTTTCAGCCATCCATGCTGAAGAGCTGTTCAAATTAAAGGCTTCAATGCCTTCGCAGAACCATGGCGATGATATTTTGGAAAATTCCACATATCAAAAGATggttgatgagttggtggagatTCATCAGTTGGTGAAGAATCTACCAAATGGTTGGGATGACATTTTTGGTTCAAGTAACAATCCAGTTGTTACTGCTGCCCCTCAACCTTCTGCCGTTGTTCCAACTGAGCCTGCAGTTGTTACAGCTGCTGTTGTTGATGCAACAACATCTACCGAAGCAATTATTCGAGAAGTTGATCCTGACACTCAAATAAATGCAGTTCTTGATTCTTTGAAAAGCAAAGATAAAGAAATTacggaggatgatgatgaagaaatAGAAGAATATGAGCGCGTGTGGGCTGGATTTCAAAAATGCATCATTAACAACCATGCTGTATCAAGAGTGAATGTCAGTGTCTATGGCATAGAGGAAAATGTGATGTTTATGTCTCCGTTTATGATAGCATTTGAAGATTTAATGAGGCATCTTCCAACATTTGTTCAAGAAGCTGTGGACTTTGCTGCTCTGACTGATGGAGAGGGTATTTTGACTGA tGATAAAGTTATAGAATACAATCATTTTATTGCGGTAGGAAGAGATGACATGTGGACCCTTCCTTCCACATTTGATATTCTTTTGATTCATATTGAAGCTTGGGCTTTTTTATTGAATGAAAATGAAAGGAATCCTGCTGGTTCTCCTCAGAAGCTGTTTTTAGGTGGCACATATTGT AAATATGTTGCTGATTTGATTGAGAAACCAGGCAATGAAAAAATCTTGTCTGAATTGTGTGTTTGTCTTAATTATGGTGTGAAAGATGTAAATGGAGTTCAATCGTTGAAAGATTGTAATATG atttttgctcctgttcAATTCTGA
- the LOC130460010 gene encoding uncharacterized protein — protein MDNIHHEDIKSFKFIPVGGNWKRGAYDKDCCVYLMMLMMVFHGVETVQDGVGIFDFDPLADEDFRKFLRACICGTIVLSDLNCYRDEYLKRMVAFRKYRKQDVLDALIKQREELTQKYMNDASKIEIVARNSSARKSKHVETEDEAETDVNVEGKGRGKGGRRTRGGRRGKARGRGASRG, from the exons ATggataacattcatcatgaagaTATTAAAAGCTTCAAATTTATCCCGGTCGGTGGTAATTGGAAGCGAGGTGCTTATGACAAAGACTGTTGTGTCTATTTGATGATGTTAATGATGGTTTTTCATGGTGTTGAAACGGTACAAGATGGTGTTGGGATTTTTGACTTTGATCCCTTGGCAGAT GAAGATTTCAGGAAGTTTCTCAGGGCTTGTATTTGTGGCACCATTGTGTTGTCAGATTTGAATTGTTACAGAGATGAATATCTGAAACGAATGGTTGCATTCAGGAAATACAGGAAACAAGATGTTTTGGATGCCCTAATTAAACAAAGGGAAGAGTTGACGCAGAAATACATGAATGATGcttcaaaaattgaaattgttgcAAGAAATAGTTCAGCAAGGAAATCCAAACATGTTGAAACAGAAGATGAAGCTGAGACAGATGTCAATGTTGAAGGGAAAGGACGTGGCAAAGGCGGGAGACGCACCCGAGGAGGCAGACGCGGGAAGGCACGTGGACGAGGTGCTTCACGTGGTTAA
- the LOC110805504 gene encoding protein FAR1-RELATED SEQUENCE 5-like yields the protein MEDDLIDLNIDLNRAIEEKLYNYDENFENHREVYDVEDEDEGTSQQVMVANQCIEEGSIIHSIDTNHNIFENPNNEQEENIDKELDGSLIGEARKTTDEIYDLYCKHAAIIGFSVRKGKNRYKEGTTIVNGKYFYCSAAGIRDPPKNKELKNEDDQSDAKKKERRKRVMITRTKCEAQIFAKKNENGDFEIEKHVVVHNHPLTREISNYLHRSERQMTEPKKEAIEAMSECGLRPMESYRYMSTETGGDDCVGHTMIDHLNYCYKLKMKQIDGKDSQTLVNKLYDIQSIDPEFFFRVRLNAEGKVECLFWRDSMMREDYKIYGDVLVFDTTFRTNKYNLICAPFVGINNHWKNTMFACAFIGDETTKSFVWVFETFLKAMGGKHPISIFTDQDAAIAAGIEQVFPSSRHRLCLWHLSKNANSRFGLLKSDKNFKNAFYKCLSGCITPNDFEETWKSMINTFKLEKDDWFNRLYGLKEKWCTALSKDYFSAGILSSQRSESTNHAVGFKANKSTTLTEFYSIFQATINRWRKTEEKDDFDCTRGIPTSELSMSAILKQAANVYTITLFRDFEEEFKLSVASSTMFKGSVGRTVFFEVWIEGITGSRQEVQYKMEDSTVTCTCKNFEESGWLCFHCLRILHIHSINTIPDRYITTRWTRYAKKQIWERVDTIKREKGEINNFTGWRLHMIRRYYNLILKGHKIAKARKFIEEKFKMDNKVVDEIIKKEEERKAKEEAAKIAEQEKAKGEAQRETQDGESTNSEITIVLDPDRANTKGKSKKRIKGQYDNYKQPSKKGKKKHKEFGSKTPNIQLFTPKEQLF from the exons ATGGAGGACGATTTAATCGATTTGAATATCGATTTAAATCGCGCAATAGAAGAAAAATTGTATAATTATGACG aaaactTTGAGAATCATAGAGAAGTATATGatgttgaagatgaagatgaaggcaCATCTCAGCAAGTTATGGTTGCAAATCAATGTATTGAAGAAG gTTCAATAATACATTCAATTGATACAAACCACAACATCTTTGAAAATCCAAATAATGAGCAGGAAGAAAACATTGATAAAGAATTAGATGGAAGTTTAATTGGAGAAGCAAGGAAAACAACCGATGAGATTTATGATCTATATTGCAAACATGCTGCTATTATTGGTTTTAGTGTACGAAAAGGGAAGAatagatataaagaaggaaccaCAATTGTTAATGGAAAATACTTCTACTGCTCTGCTGCTGGAATAAGAGACCCTCCTAAAAACAAAGAACTCAAAAATGAAGATGATCAATCAGatgcaaaaaagaaagaaaggagaaagagggttatgataacaagaacaaaatgtgaagctcaaatatttgcaaagaagaatgaaaatggagattttgaaatagaaaagcaTGTAGTGGTACATAATCACCCATTGACAAGAGAAATAAGTAATTATCTCCACCGATCGGAACGACAAATGACAGAACCTAAAAAAGAAGCTATTGAGGCAATGTCAGAATGTGGTCTAAGACCAATGGAGTCTTATAGGTATATGTCAACAGAAACTGGCGGAGACGACTGTGTAGGTCATACGATGATTGATCATCTAAACTACTGCTACAagttaaaaatgaagcaaattgATGGCAAGGATTCACAAACACTAGTGAACAAACTGTATGACATACAATCAATAGATCCCGAGTTCTTTTTCAGAGTAAGACTCAATGCTGAAGGAAAAGTTGAGTGCCTATTTTGGAGGGATTCTATGATGAGAGAAGATTACAAAATATATGGAGATGTTCTAGTTTTTGATACTACATTCAGAACCAATAAGTACAATCTCATATGTGCTCCATTTGTTGGTATCAATAACCATTGGAAAAACACAATGTTTGCTTGTGCTTTCATTGGGGATGAAACCACAAAATCTTTCGTTTGGGTGTTTGAAACTTTTCTGAAGGCTATGGGAGGAAAGCACCCTATATCAATTTTCACTGATCAAGATGCAGCTATTGCTGCTGGAATAGAACAG GTTTTTCCTTCTTCAAGACACAGGTTATGCTTGTGGCACTTGAGTAAAAATGCAAACAGTAGGTTTGGTTTATTGAAGTCTgataaaaacttcaaaaacgCATTCTACAAGTGTTTAAGTGGGTGTATAACACcaaatgattttgaagaaacttgGAAATCTATGATCAACACTTTTAAGCTGGAAAAAGATGACTGGTTCAACAGATTGTATGGTCTTAAAGAAAAATGGTGTACAGCTTTAAGTAAAGATTATTTTTCTGCCGGTATACTTTCTTCACAAAGAAGTGAAAGTACAAACCATGCTGTTGGTTTTAAAGCAAATAAAAGTACAACATTAACAGAGTTCTATAGTATTTTTCAAGCTACAATAAATCGATGGAGAAAAACCGAAGAAAAAGACGACTTTGACTGTACAAGGGGAATACCAACTTCAGAGCTAAGTATGAGTGCTATATTAAAACAGGCAGCAAATGTATACACGATAACACTTtttcgtgattttgaagaaGAGTTCAAGCTTTCTGTGGCAAGTAGTACAATGTTCAAGGGAAGTGTAGGAAGAACAGTGTTTTTTGAAGTGTGGATAGAAGGAATAACAG GATCAAGGCAAGAAGTTCAATACAAAATGGAAGATTCAACCGTCACTTGCACATGCAAAAACTTTGAAGAATCTGGATGGTTGTGCTTCCATTGTTTAAGAATATTGCATATACATTCAATCAATACAATTCCAGATCGTTACATAACAACAAGATGGACTAGATATGCAAAGAAACAGATATGGGAAAGGGTTGATACAATAAAAAGGGAGAAAGGTGAAATCAACAATTTTACTGGTTGGAGATTACATATGATCAGAAG ATACTATAACTTAATTTTGAAAGGGCATAAGATAGCAAAGGCCAGAAAATTTATCGAGGAGAAGTTTAAAATGGATAATAAAGTAGttgatgaaatcataaaaaaggaagaagaaaggaaggcaaaagaagaagcTGCAAAGATAGCAGAACAAGAAAAGGCAAAAGGTGAAGCACAACGAGAAACACAAGACGGGGAATCAACTAATTCTGAAATAACAATTGTGCTTGATCCTGATCGTGCTAATACTAAAGGAAAGAGTAAGAAGAGAATAAAGGGTCAATATGACAATTACAAGCAGCCatcaaagaaaggaaaaaagaaacacaaagaaTTTGGATCCAAGACACCCAATATTCAATTATTTACAcctaaagaacaactattttag